The stretch of DNA GCGGAATCTCGGAAGCACTGATTCTCACCTTCGAAGGAGTCGCCCTTTCAGTCCCAGCGATTTACTTCTTTGCGTTTTTTCGCAATCGAGTCGCCAACCTGACAGTCGCTGTCCAGAACACTGCCGATGAAATCGTCAAACGAGTTTATCTCGCTGCTAAGAATAACTGATTCAGTCCCTGAGCATCCCTCGCACCCAGATTCTTCAGGAACAGATCCACCATGCCCATTCAGCGCCATGCTCACGGCTCGGAAATGACTCTTGAGCCCAATCTGACACCACTGCTTGATCTCGTGTTTCAACTCATCACGTTCTTCATGCTCGTGATTAACTTCAAAGGAGCATCTCTCGATTTAAGCCTGAAACTCCCCGTTCTGGGCTCAGCCAGGCCCATTGAATGGAAAAAAGGGACAGAGCCCATCGTGATCAATCTTCGCAGCGACGGGACTGCCCAGGTTTATGGCGAACCCATCGATCCTGCCGAGTTTTTCGCAGCCATGGCTCGACAAGTCTCAACTCCTAAAAATTCCAATGCGGAAACCGAAAGCCGACCTGTCATTCTCCGTGCAGACGAACGGGTTCCTTTCTCGCGGATCAACGAACTGATGACTCTCAGCCGTGAACATGGATTTGAGAATTTCGCCCTCAGTGCCATGGCACCTGCCACTCAGACTGGCCCTCGAAGTCGTTCCACCGCTGATCGAACGATTCCCACAACCAGAGAGCCAGGAGGTTCACCATGAGGCATCGAAATCGATTCTCTCACGGAAATGTGGAACTCAACATGGCCGCCATGCTCGACATGGCGTTTCAACTCCTCGCATTCTTCATTCTCACCTTCACACCGTCGCCCATCGAGGGGCAGTTCGCTCTCAAGCTGCCACCCCCAGTAGCGCAAACGCAACCTGAGACTTTGACTCCCGCCAGCAATGATGCCGAAGCGATGCTCGACCTGCAGGCGATCCATCTCACGTTACTGGCCAATCCCGAAGGGCGATTGAACGCAGTTCTGCTGGAAGATCAGCCGCTGTTCCAGGGCGACTGGACACCCCAGCATGCAACACTCCTGAACAATCAATTGAAAGAGATCTTTCAAACACCAGATTCTCCCTTTCACCAGATTCAGATCATCTCGGACAAAACTCTGCACTACGGCGACATGATGAAAGTCGTGGAGGTCGTTTCCCGACAGAAACTGGCCAATGGCAAATATCTGCGGGAAATTGGATTTAGCGAACGAAACGCCAGATGATGATTTGGTTCCTCAATAGACCAGCAGATCGATTCAGCGCTTGAGTGGATGGAACATGGCACGCCGAACAAGAGTCAGACCCTTTGGGGCCGGCATACCAGCGGGGCGAACCCTTTCGCTGGTGCTCCTCTTGTTCATTGTCGGTCTCTGCGTACTACGCGCCAGGCAGCCCGGGTTCTGGACATGGCTCGCCATCGATGATTCCCGCCAGTTAGTTCTCACTGACGACGATCTTCCGCAAAACCAGCTTCACACCACGGTCAAAGCCCACAAAGCATCCGCTGAAACCGGTCCAGCTTCTCAGGTGATCAACAACACCCATCCCGACGAATGGTCGAGTTTCTCAAACGAGGCTCAACCCATCGAAGATCGGCAGGCTCTGCAACAAGTCGATATGCCCGCCTATTGGCGATTGATGAGCTGGGCCAAAAGTGAATCATTTCTCGATCTGCTCCAGCGTGCCAATCCGCAGGTCCTCTTCGTGAATCTCTGGGAAGAACCACAGGTTCACCGTGGCCAGCCTGTCCGGCTCCGGCTCAATGTCCGCCGCGTCCTTTCCTATCAGGCGGGTGATAACAACCTGGGGATTACTCAACTCTATGAGGCCTGGGGTTGGACGACAGACTCGAAATCATTTCCTTACGTCGTGGTCTTCCCCGAATTGCCTGCCGGCCTCCACTTAGGTGCGGATATCAACGCCGAGGTCGAGTTCGCTGGCTATTTCCTGAAGGTCATGGCCTACGATGCCTATGAAACGCGCCGCGGAGCTCCTTTACTGATTGGGCAGCTTCGCCTGCTCCAACCCACAGCGACAAATTCTCCCACCTGGCCAAAGCCACGAGAACTGATTCTATGGGCAGGTGGCATACTTGCGGCTATCGGTCTTGCCATCGCATTCGGGATACGTCAGTACCGCCAGAGTCATCCGTCCATGGCCGCGATCATCACCAATACGAGCGAGACAGTTCGGCCCAGTCTCGTGGAGCAGACCGAGGTTCCAACAGCTTCAACTCCATCAACGATCGAGAATCAGCTCACACAAATACCTCAAGAAACAACCTCATCCACGGAATCGAACAATACGCTTACAGTATTGGCAGACGCGGAGAAAACAACCTCTGCCTCAAACGATCAGCCGTGGTTTAATGTGTCCGATTCGACCGCTCAAACTTCCGGTGGAATTGACCTCTTCGCTCAGCCCTTCCGGCCCAAATCTCCATCCGCTGAGAAGTAATCTGTCGCTCGCTGTCTATCGAAAGAGCGTCTGTGTGCCGAATCGAAATTCTTGCCAGGCATGTCGTCATGCCTCCGGCTGATCATCATCCATCAGGTTGAAATCATCACCAAACAACAGCAGTTGAGACTCGGTTCTGGTCGATTTGGGTGCTTTGAGTTTTCGCCGGGTCACCAGAGGTGGTGACTCTTCTCCCTGAGGATCGTCACGCAGCTTCATCGATCTCAACATCCGGCGGATCTCTTCCAACCGATCTGCCTGCAGTGGCGTTTTATCTCTTCGCCAGCGGAGCATGCGAGGAAATCGCACGGCAATCCCGGATTTATGTCGGGGTGACTCCTGAAGACTTTCAAAGCCAATTTCAAACACCAGCTCAGCCTTCACACTGCAAACCGGGCCGAATTTCTCAACGGCATGCTCGCGGACAAACTTGTCCACTTCCCGCATTTCATCATCGGTCAAACCCGAATACGCCTTGGCAAACGGTACCAGCACATCCCCTTCCCATACAGCAAATGTATAATCGCTATAGAGACTGGCCCTTCGCCCATGACCCCGCTGGGCATAGACCAGCACGGCATCAATCGTCATCGGTTCGATCTTCCACTTCCACCAGTCACCACGCACTCGACCAGCCTGATAAGTCGAACTCTTTCGCTTGAGCATCAAGCCTTCGACACCTCGCTCCCGGCTCGTAGCCCGCACGTTCGCCATTGCTTCCCAGGTCGATTCGTAAATAAGTGGTGCCAACTGCAATCGAGCAGGCGGCAATCCCTCAAACAGTTTCTCCAGCAACTCCCTGCGGCGCACTAAAGGCTCATTTCTCAGGTCTTGCCCATCGTGTTCTAACAAGTCGAAAATCATCATTCCCGCAGGGACATCCTGCTGCAGTTTCTTCCCGACCGTTTTCCTGCCAATCCGTCTCTGCAGTTGTGAGAAGGGTTGAAGCTGTCCTTCTTTGATTATCAGAATCTCTCCATCCAGCACCGTCCCCAGTGGCAACTGCTCAATCTCAGGAATCAACTCCGGGAAAGCCTCGGTAATCAACTCCTCGCCACGCGACCAGATGAAGACCTCACTACCGTTTAAGCCCATAACCTGTCGATGAATCACCTGTGCTCGAATTCCATCCCACTTCCATTCGGCTTGCCAATCCGAGGTTGCTCCCAGCGTTTGAATTTCGTCCTCTAAAGGGTAAGCCAGACAGAACGGATAGGGCTGGCTGATATTCCGTTCCTGCCCTCCCGGCTCGATCAAAGCTCGATAGTTCTCTGCTGTTGGCTGCCAGTTTCCCATCAAGCGATGAGATAAAATGGGGATAGCAATCCCTGTCACTAGAGAGATCGCCCGCACAATCAGTTGCTGCGAAACACCCACTCGAAAACCGCCCGTCATCAGCTTGTTCCAGACAAACCGTTCCGTCGTGCCCAGCGATCTCCAGGCGTGCTTGAGCATCAATTTCTGCTCAGCTTCACCGGCAATGCGCAGCTTGAGAAGTACTTGAGTAATCCACCACGAAAATGGTCGATCTTCACTCTCCTGAGGTGGCGGTAAAAGCAGCGCAATCGTTTCAGCCAGATCACCCACCGCTTCATAACACTCAGCAAACAACCACTCAGGAAGTTGTGCGATTTCAGCTGCCCAGAGCCTCAGACGCTTCACCGGAACAGGCTGCGCCGGGCGATGGCCACTCAAAAACCAGACAGCCCAGGCGGCATCGACTGGCTCTGCCTGGGCAAAATATCTCTCCAGTGCCGCTAACTTCTCGCTGGTGCGGGTCGTCGCATCCAGTTCTTTGTAAAGTTGAGAAAAGCGGCGCATCCCCTGTCCCTCACCAGATCAACATGGTTGCTCAATTCTAGCAGCACCACAGATCGAGAACAGAGTCATTGAAATCTGCCTGTGTTTTGCTCTGCATCTGCTTTACAGAGCGCCGCTCCCTGTCAGCACGACACGAACAGTTCGCAGGAGAATCTTGAAATCATTCCAGATCGAACAGTTCTGCAGGTACAACAGATCGAGATTCACCTTGCGTCGAAAGCTTTCGATATCATTGTCGTAACCGTTGATCACCTGCGCCAGACCAGTCAGTCCGGGTTTAAGCCCCAGTCGATTGATGTAATTGGGAATCTCAGCCGAGAGCTTTTCGATGAAT from Planctopirus ephydatiae encodes:
- a CDS encoding ATP-dependent DNA ligase, producing MRRFSQLYKELDATTRTSEKLAALERYFAQAEPVDAAWAVWFLSGHRPAQPVPVKRLRLWAAEIAQLPEWLFAECYEAVGDLAETIALLLPPPQESEDRPFSWWITQVLLKLRIAGEAEQKLMLKHAWRSLGTTERFVWNKLMTGGFRVGVSQQLIVRAISLVTGIAIPILSHRLMGNWQPTAENYRALIEPGGQERNISQPYPFCLAYPLEDEIQTLGATSDWQAEWKWDGIRAQVIHRQVMGLNGSEVFIWSRGEELITEAFPELIPEIEQLPLGTVLDGEILIIKEGQLQPFSQLQRRIGRKTVGKKLQQDVPAGMMIFDLLEHDGQDLRNEPLVRRRELLEKLFEGLPPARLQLAPLIYESTWEAMANVRATSRERGVEGLMLKRKSSTYQAGRVRGDWWKWKIEPMTIDAVLVYAQRGHGRRASLYSDYTFAVWEGDVLVPFAKAYSGLTDDEMREVDKFVREHAVEKFGPVCSVKAELVFEIGFESLQESPRHKSGIAVRFPRMLRWRRDKTPLQADRLEEIRRMLRSMKLRDDPQGEESPPLVTRRKLKAPKSTRTESQLLLFGDDFNLMDDDQPEA
- a CDS encoding ExbD/TolR family protein, coding for MPIQRHAHGSEMTLEPNLTPLLDLVFQLITFFMLVINFKGASLDLSLKLPVLGSARPIEWKKGTEPIVINLRSDGTAQVYGEPIDPAEFFAAMARQVSTPKNSNAETESRPVILRADERVPFSRINELMTLSREHGFENFALSAMAPATQTGPRSRSTADRTIPTTREPGGSP
- a CDS encoding ExbD/TolR family protein, translated to MRHRNRFSHGNVELNMAAMLDMAFQLLAFFILTFTPSPIEGQFALKLPPPVAQTQPETLTPASNDAEAMLDLQAIHLTLLANPEGRLNAVLLEDQPLFQGDWTPQHATLLNNQLKEIFQTPDSPFHQIQIISDKTLHYGDMMKVVEVVSRQKLANGKYLREIGFSERNAR